From Dasypus novemcinctus isolate mDasNov1 chromosome 8, mDasNov1.1.hap2, whole genome shotgun sequence, the proteins below share one genomic window:
- the BSPRY gene encoding B box and SPRY domain-containing protein → MSAEGAGPGPEPGPLCPDHGQALRWFCCSERRPVCAACAGPGGRCRGHRIRRTEERADELRNKMVDQCERLQLQSIGISKYMAEVLPGKNQKVVSTASAARELVIQRLSLVRSLCESEEQRLLEQVHGEEERAHESILTQRVHWAEALQKLDTIRTSLVDMLTHLDDLQLIQKEQEIFEKTEEAEGILDPQESEKLNFNVKCAWSPLLTQLWATGVLGSLTGLEDVRIDERTVSPFLQVSDDRRTLTFRAKKSKACADGPERFDHWPNALASTSFQAGLHAWIVNVQKSCAYKVGVASHQLPRKGPGSDSRLGHNAFSWVFSRYDQDFRFSHAGQHEPLRLLRCPARLGVLLDLQGQELLFYDPDSGTVLHTHRAPFLGPLVPVFAVADQTLSITC, encoded by the exons ATGTCCGCCGAGGGCGCCGGGCCGGGGCCCGAGCCGGGGCCGCTCTGCCCCGACCACGGCCAGGCGCTGCGCTGGTTCTGCTGCTCCGAGCGGCGGCCCGTGTGCGCCGCCTGCGCGGGGCCCGGTGGCCGCTGCCGGGGGCACCGCATCCGCCGGACGGAGGAGCGCGCCGATGAGCTGCGG AACAAGATGGTGGACCAGTGCGAGAGGCTGCAGTTACAGAGTATTGGCATCAGCAAGTACATGGCTGAGGTCCTGCCAGGGAAGAACCAGAAAGTCGTG AGCACGGCCAGCGCGGCACGGGAGCTGGTCATCCAGCGGCTGAGTCTGGTGAGGAGTCTGTGCGAGAGTGAGGAGCAGCGGCTGCTGGAGCAGGTGCACGGGGAAGAGGAGCGGGCCCATGAGAGCATCCTGACACAGCGGGTACACTGGGCTGAGGCGCTGCAGAAGCTCGACACCATTCGCACCAGCCTGGTGGACATGCTCACCCATCTGGATGACCTCCAGCTCATT CAGAAGGAGCAGGAGATTTTTGAGAA GACCGAGGAAGCAGAGGGTATTTTGGATCCCCAGGAGTCAGAGAAGTTAAACTTTAACGTGAAGTGCGCTTGGAGTCCACTTCTGACCCAGCTCTGGGCAACGGGAGTTCTAGGATCTCTCACAG GCCTGGAGGACGTGCGTATCGACGAAAGGACTGTCAGCCCCTTCCTACAAGTGTCAGATGATCGAAGGACCCTGACCTTCAGGGCCAAGAAGTCCAAGGCCTGTGCAGATGGCCCCGAGCGCTTTGACCACTGGCCCAATGCCCTGGCTTCCACCTCCTTCCAGGCCGGGCTACACGCCTGGATAGTGAACGTCCAGAAGAGTTGTGCCTATAAGGTGGGCGTGGCCTCACACCAGCTGCCCCGCAAGGGTCCTGGCAGTGACTCTCGTCTGGGCCACAATGCCTTCTCCTGGGTCTTCTCCCGCTACGACCAGGATTTCCGTTTCTCGCACGCCGGGCAGCACGAGCCCCTGAGGCTGCTGCGTTGCCCGGCCCGGCTGGGCGTGCTGCTGGACTTGCAGGGACAGGAGCTGCTATTCTATGACCCTGATTCAGGCACGGTGCTCCACACCCACCGCGCCCCCTTCCTGGGGCCGCTTGTCCCAGTCTTTGCTGTGGCCGACCAGACCCTTTCCATCACCTGCTGA